Proteins encoded by one window of Lates calcarifer isolate ASB-BC8 linkage group LG7_1, TLL_Latcal_v3, whole genome shotgun sequence:
- the LOC108882250 gene encoding 5-hydroxytryptamine receptor 1B: MENASQLKPTPVIYGELLNISTNDTHANFTSKAEAKDTNLAFQAGLAVTLALITFATTLSNAFVIATIYQSRKLHTPANFLIASLAVTDLLVSILVMPISALYTVSQTWTLGQVVCDIWLSSDITCCTASILHLCVIALDRYWAITDAVEYSKKRTPARAAGMIATAWVIAISISLPPFFWRQVKAEEVTSCNVNTDHIFYTIYSTFGAFYIPTLLLIALYGRIYVEARKRILKQSHNKPGKRLTSAHLITNSPGSVASTTSLNYGTNDTSSCDTTSSANVSQVKVTVSDALLEKKRISAARERKATKTLGIILGAYIICWLPFFIYTLLVPVCESCFHPELFDIFTWLGYLNSLINPIIYTMSNEDFKQAFHKLIRFRCCRA, translated from the coding sequence atggagaatGCCAGTCAGCTCAAACCAACGCCGGTCATCTACGGAGAGCTGTTGAACATCTCCACCAACGACACCCATGCCAATTTCACGTCGAAAGCGGAGGCGAAGGACACTAACTTGGCTTTCCAGGCGGGTCTAGCGGTGACCTTAGCCCTCATAACTTTCGCTACGACGCTTTCGAACGCGTTCGTCATCGCCACCATTTACCAATCCCGAAAATTACACACCCCGGCAAACTTTCTGATCGCGTCCCTGGCGGTCACGGACCTCCTGGTGTCCATTTTGGTGATGCCCATCAGCGCGCTGTACACCGTGAGCCAGACCTGGACTCTGGGGCAGGTCGTCTGTGACATCTGGCTCTCCTCGGATATAACGTGCTGCACCGCGTCCATCCTCCACCTGTGCGTAATTGCGCTGGACCGCTACTGGGCCATCACGGACGCAGTGGAGTACTCCAAGAAGCGCACGCCGGCGCGCGCGGCCGGGATGATCGCCACCGCCTGGGTGATCgccatctccatctccctgcCGCCGTTCTTCTGGCGCCAGGTGAAAGCGGAGGAGGTGACGAGCTGCAACGTGAACACCGACCACATTTTCTACACCATCTACTCCACCTTCGGCGCTTTCTACATCCCCACGCTGCTGCTCATCGCCCTGTACGGGAGGATTTACGTGGAAGCCCGAAAGCGCATCCTGAAGCAGTCGCACAACAAGCCGGGGAAGAGACTCACCTCGGCGCACCTGATCACCAACTCCCCCGGCTCGGTGGCGTCCACCACCTCCCTGAACTACGGGACGAACGACACCTCCTCCTGTGACACTACCTCGTCCGCGAACGTGAGCCAAGTCAAAGTCACTGTGTCCGACGCGCTGCTGGAGAAGAAGCGGATCTCCGCCGCCAGGGAGAGGAAGGCCACCAAAACTTTGGGAATAATCCTCGGAGCCTACATCATTTGCTGGCTCCCGTTTTTCATTTACACTCTCCtagtgcctgtgtgtgagtccTGCTTCCACCCGGagttatttgacattttcacctgGCTGGGTTACCTCAACTCCTTAATCAACCCCATCATTTACACCATGTCCAACGAGGACTTCAAGCAGGCTTTCCACAAACTAATACGGTTTAGATGCTGCAGGGCATGA